A single region of the Mycobacterium avium subsp. avium genome encodes:
- a CDS encoding acyl-CoA dehydrogenase family protein has translation MFTLDDDERVIAETAAAYAAKCLAPHALEWDAAEHFPVDVLRESAELGMAAIYCREDVGGSGLRRLDGVRIFEQLAIADPTTAAFLSIHNMCAWMIDSYGTPEQRKGWVPRLAAMDVIASYCLTEPGAGSDAAALSTRAVRQGGDYVLDGVKQFISGAGASDVYLVMARTGGEGPRGISAFVVEKGSAGLSFGSPEEKMGWHAQPTAQVILEGVRVPADAMLGGAEGEGAGFGIAMNGLNGGRLNIAACSLGGAQAAFDKAGAYVRDRQAFGSPLLDEPTIRFALADMATGLETSRMMLWRAAGALDADDPDKVELCAMAKRYVTDTCFEVADKALQLHGGYGYLREYGLEKILRDLRVHRILEGTNEIMRVVIGRAEAARFRATA, from the coding sequence ATGTTTACCCTGGACGACGACGAGCGGGTGATCGCCGAGACGGCCGCCGCGTACGCCGCCAAGTGCCTGGCCCCGCACGCGCTGGAATGGGATGCGGCCGAACACTTTCCGGTCGACGTGCTGCGCGAGTCGGCCGAGCTCGGGATGGCGGCGATCTACTGCCGCGAGGACGTCGGCGGCAGCGGGCTGCGCCGGCTGGACGGGGTCCGCATCTTCGAGCAGCTGGCCATCGCCGACCCCACCACGGCGGCGTTCCTGTCCATCCACAACATGTGCGCGTGGATGATCGACAGCTACGGCACGCCCGAACAGCGCAAGGGCTGGGTGCCGCGGCTGGCGGCGATGGACGTCATCGCCAGCTACTGCCTGACCGAGCCGGGCGCGGGGTCCGACGCCGCCGCGCTGAGCACCCGCGCGGTCAGACAGGGCGGCGATTACGTGCTGGACGGCGTCAAGCAGTTCATCTCGGGCGCCGGGGCCTCGGACGTCTACCTGGTGATGGCCCGCACGGGCGGTGAAGGGCCGCGCGGCATCTCTGCGTTCGTCGTCGAAAAGGGTTCTGCTGGGCTGAGTTTCGGTTCGCCCGAGGAGAAGATGGGCTGGCACGCCCAACCCACCGCGCAGGTGATCCTGGAGGGGGTGCGGGTGCCCGCCGACGCGATGCTGGGCGGCGCCGAGGGTGAGGGCGCCGGATTCGGCATCGCGATGAACGGCCTCAACGGCGGCCGGCTCAACATCGCCGCGTGCTCGCTGGGCGGCGCGCAGGCGGCCTTCGACAAGGCCGGGGCCTACGTGCGCGATCGGCAGGCGTTCGGGTCGCCGCTGCTCGACGAGCCGACCATCCGGTTCGCCCTGGCCGACATGGCCACCGGCCTGGAAACGTCGCGAATGATGTTGTGGCGGGCCGCCGGTGCGCTGGACGCCGACGATCCCGACAAGGTCGAGTTGTGCGCGATGGCCAAACGCTACGTCACCGACACCTGCTTCGAGGTCGCCGACAAGGCGCTGCAACTGCACGGCGGCTACGGCTATCTGCGCGAGTATGGTCTGGAAAAGATCTTGCGCGACCTGCGGGTGCATCGCATCCTGGAGGGGACCAACGAGATCATGCGGGTGGTCATCGGCCGGGCCGAAGCGGCGCGGTTCCGGGCCACCGCATAG
- a CDS encoding NAD(P)-binding protein — protein MHTIEADYLVVGAGAMGMAFIDTLVTERAASQARVVVVDRHHAPGGHWTMAYPFVRLHQPSAFYGVNSLRLGGDSIDQIGWNRGLYELATADEICAYYDRVMRTRLLPTGRVRYFPDSEYRGDGRFRTLAGADHTVEVTRRIVDATYMHVSVPAMRPPPYTVGDGVDCVPPNELPRRPGYQRYVVVGAGKTGIDTCLWLLGQGVEPDRLTWIMPRDSWLLDRATMQPGALFAEQIKHSFTAQLRAINEAGSVAELFSRLEAAGLLLRIDPAVRPTMYRCATVTRLELEQLRRITDVVRLGHVRSIEPGAMVLDGGAVAVDGRALYLDCTADGAEKRPATPIFTPGRITLQSVRGCQQIFSAALIAHVEAGYGDDARRNELCVPLPHPDTDVDWLRLALADYTNQLRWFDDPELMTWLSGARLDLFGHLIGHLLPSASAKPRVRARILGIAKSVFAATAARLGELLAAEAALAAS, from the coding sequence ATGCACACCATCGAGGCCGACTACCTGGTGGTCGGCGCCGGCGCCATGGGCATGGCGTTCATCGACACGCTGGTCACCGAGAGGGCCGCGTCGCAGGCCCGTGTCGTGGTGGTGGACCGCCATCACGCGCCGGGCGGGCACTGGACCATGGCGTATCCATTCGTGCGGCTGCACCAACCCTCGGCGTTCTACGGCGTCAACTCCCTGCGCCTGGGCGGCGACAGCATCGACCAAATCGGTTGGAACCGCGGCCTTTACGAATTGGCGACGGCCGACGAGATCTGCGCCTACTACGACCGCGTCATGCGCACCCGGCTGCTGCCGACCGGGCGCGTGCGCTACTTCCCGGACAGCGAGTACCGCGGCGACGGGCGGTTTCGCACGCTGGCCGGCGCCGACCACACCGTCGAGGTGACCCGCCGCATCGTCGACGCCACCTACATGCACGTCAGCGTGCCGGCGATGCGCCCACCGCCCTACACCGTCGGCGACGGCGTCGACTGTGTGCCGCCCAACGAGCTGCCGCGCCGGCCCGGGTATCAGCGCTACGTCGTCGTCGGGGCCGGCAAGACCGGCATCGACACCTGCCTGTGGCTGCTGGGCCAGGGCGTCGAGCCGGACCGGCTGACCTGGATCATGCCCCGGGATTCCTGGCTGCTGGATCGCGCGACGATGCAGCCCGGCGCGTTGTTCGCCGAGCAGATCAAACACAGCTTCACCGCCCAGCTGCGCGCCATCAACGAAGCCGGTTCGGTGGCCGAGCTGTTTTCCCGGCTCGAGGCCGCCGGCCTGCTGCTGCGCATCGATCCGGCGGTGCGGCCCACCATGTACCGCTGCGCGACCGTCACCCGGCTCGAACTCGAGCAGCTGCGCCGGATCACCGACGTGGTGCGGCTGGGCCACGTGCGCTCCATCGAGCCGGGCGCGATGGTGCTGGACGGCGGCGCCGTCGCGGTCGACGGTCGCGCGCTCTACCTGGACTGCACCGCCGATGGCGCCGAAAAGCGGCCAGCCACACCGATTTTCACTCCCGGGCGAATCACGCTGCAAAGCGTGCGCGGCTGTCAGCAGATTTTCTCCGCCGCGCTGATCGCCCACGTGGAGGCCGGCTACGGCGACGACGCGCGCCGAAACGAGCTCTGCGTGCCCCTGCCGCACCCCGACACCGACGTCGACTGGCTGCGGCTGGCGCTGGCCGACTACACCAATCAGCTGCGCTGGTTCGACGACCCGGAGTTGATGACGTGGTTGTCCGGCGCGCGGCTGGATTTGTTCGGGCATCTGATCGGCCACCTGCTGCCGTCGGCGTCGGCCAAACCCCGGGTGCGGGCGCGGATCCTGGGCATCGCCAAGTCGGTGTTCGCGGCCACCGCCGCCAGGCTGGGCGAGCTGCTGGCTGCCGAGGCCGCACTCGCCGCGAGCTGA
- a CDS encoding 3-oxoacyl-ACP synthase III family protein has protein sequence MNASTVSLIDVASYLPGEPIPADYYAQFAESDDLRDNVMFRAPKYRHHVGHDESSIDMIERAAQGLIERHGHDVIEGADVLITHTQVPDMAFYGQGGGIAHRLGMRPSWVLDLNNGGCAAFVLALNVARTLLSSGQGRTALIAIAQNAAGQFFDQPTIRRKAQAAVPGDGAAVGLVTVGDSSPVLDVECRSYGEYAGEMTLSYDPPRKWWQAGPGEGSIGFTDSKITKVLARGNRQVPEVALAVCDRIGLPAKDIDLLVTNQPNRAFLRNWREALELPPARHLDTFDECGNLFGAGIPVNLDRAISEQRIKAGEVVMMAAFAHAGDFAGAAAVRWGGRGGC, from the coding sequence ATGAACGCGTCGACCGTCAGCCTGATCGACGTCGCCAGCTATCTGCCGGGCGAGCCGATCCCCGCCGACTACTACGCGCAATTCGCCGAATCCGACGACCTGCGCGACAACGTGATGTTCCGCGCCCCGAAGTACCGCCACCACGTCGGCCACGACGAGAGCTCCATCGACATGATCGAACGCGCGGCACAGGGTTTGATCGAGCGGCACGGCCACGACGTCATCGAGGGCGCCGACGTGCTGATCACCCACACCCAGGTGCCCGACATGGCGTTCTACGGCCAGGGCGGCGGCATCGCGCACCGGCTGGGCATGCGCCCGTCCTGGGTGCTCGACCTCAACAACGGCGGGTGCGCGGCATTCGTGTTGGCGCTCAACGTGGCTCGCACACTGCTGTCGTCGGGCCAGGGACGCACCGCGCTGATCGCGATCGCCCAGAACGCGGCCGGCCAGTTCTTCGACCAGCCGACGATCCGGCGCAAGGCGCAGGCGGCGGTGCCCGGCGACGGCGCCGCGGTGGGGCTGGTCACCGTCGGCGACTCCTCGCCCGTCCTCGACGTCGAGTGCCGCAGCTACGGCGAATACGCGGGCGAGATGACGCTGTCCTACGACCCGCCCCGCAAGTGGTGGCAGGCCGGGCCCGGCGAGGGCAGCATCGGCTTCACCGACAGCAAGATCACCAAGGTGCTGGCCCGCGGTAACCGGCAGGTACCCGAGGTGGCGCTGGCGGTGTGCGATCGAATCGGGTTGCCCGCCAAGGACATCGACCTGCTGGTCACCAACCAGCCGAACCGGGCGTTCCTGCGCAACTGGCGCGAGGCGCTGGAGCTGCCGCCGGCACGGCACCTCGACACCTTCGACGAGTGCGGCAACCTGTTCGGCGCCGGGATCCCGGTCAACCTCGACCGCGCGATATCCGAGCAGCGGATCAAGGCCGGGGAGGTGGTCATGATGGCGGCGTTCGCGCACGCCGGCGATTTCGCCGGCGCCGCCGCGGTGCGCTGGGGCGGGCGGGGCGGATGCTGA
- a CDS encoding thiamine pyrophosphate-binding protein yields MLGRHRVVDHIVGHLAAIGTDHLFAVDGANIEDLYDAAHFRPELTAVLAKHEFSAAAMADGYSRSGAGLGVVAATSGGGSLNLVAGLGESLASRVPVLALVGQPAAALDGRGSFQDTSGANGSLDAGALFSAVSVFCRRVQTPDDIVSLLPQAISAARAGGPAVLLLPKDIQQARVGVGERNGHGAPGGRDPIAAQWRPPAGDPHPIAAQLRRVTGEIAIIAGEQVARDDARAELEELRALLGARVATVPDAKDVAGAPGPDGRTLGVTGVMGHRNVAEAVAGSAVCLIVGTRLAVTARSGLDDALAAVRTVSIGSAPPYLACTHVHTGDLRGSLRLLIRALRGHRRPVAPAGQGGGRPTELTPPPCTGPGVRYRDAMAVLDGVLPRGVDIVVDAGNTGAAAIHYLPVRRDGRFVVALGMGGMGYSFGAGIGIALGRNNSGRPGGRTVVIAGDGAFFMRGMEVHTAVQYRLPMTFVLFNNNAHAMCVTREQLFYGDRYSYNRFRPSRLGAGLAAMFPGLTSVEVGDVDGFAAAMAAALDVDGPAVVSVECAADEIPPFAPFLTTSAVKDAAVKQNSVTKEIRTNVAASA; encoded by the coding sequence ATGCTCGGAAGGCACCGGGTGGTCGACCACATCGTCGGCCACCTTGCGGCGATCGGAACCGACCACCTCTTCGCGGTGGACGGCGCCAACATCGAGGACCTCTACGACGCGGCGCATTTCCGGCCGGAGCTCACCGCGGTGCTGGCCAAGCACGAGTTCTCCGCCGCCGCGATGGCCGACGGATACAGCCGAAGCGGAGCGGGACTCGGGGTGGTGGCCGCGACCTCGGGCGGCGGATCGCTGAATCTCGTGGCCGGACTCGGCGAGTCGCTCGCCAGCCGGGTGCCGGTGCTGGCGCTGGTCGGCCAGCCCGCCGCCGCGCTGGACGGCCGGGGCAGCTTCCAGGACACCAGCGGCGCCAACGGATCCCTGGACGCCGGCGCGCTGTTCTCGGCGGTCTCGGTGTTCTGCCGGCGGGTGCAAACCCCCGACGACATCGTTTCGCTTCTGCCGCAGGCCATTTCGGCGGCGCGGGCCGGAGGCCCGGCGGTGCTGTTGTTGCCCAAGGACATTCAGCAGGCCCGGGTCGGCGTCGGCGAGCGCAACGGCCACGGCGCACCCGGCGGGCGGGACCCGATTGCGGCGCAATGGCGGCCCCCGGCCGGCGACCCGCACCCGATCGCGGCGCAATTGCGCCGCGTGACCGGCGAGATCGCCATCATCGCCGGCGAACAGGTGGCCCGCGACGACGCCCGGGCCGAGCTCGAGGAGCTGCGCGCGCTGCTGGGGGCGCGGGTGGCCACCGTGCCGGACGCCAAGGACGTCGCCGGCGCACCCGGGCCGGACGGCCGGACGCTGGGAGTGACCGGTGTGATGGGCCACCGCAACGTGGCCGAGGCGGTGGCCGGCAGCGCGGTGTGCCTCATCGTCGGGACCCGGTTGGCGGTCACCGCGCGCAGCGGCCTGGACGACGCGCTGGCCGCGGTGCGCACCGTCTCGATCGGGTCGGCGCCGCCCTATCTCGCCTGCACCCACGTGCACACCGGCGACCTGCGCGGCTCGCTGCGGCTGCTGATCCGCGCGCTGCGCGGCCACCGGCGACCGGTCGCGCCGGCCGGGCAAGGCGGGGGCCGGCCGACCGAGCTGACGCCGCCGCCGTGCACGGGGCCGGGGGTGCGCTACCGCGACGCGATGGCGGTGCTGGACGGCGTGCTGCCGCGCGGCGTCGACATCGTGGTCGACGCCGGCAACACCGGCGCGGCCGCGATCCACTACCTGCCGGTGCGCCGCGACGGCCGGTTCGTCGTCGCGCTCGGCATGGGTGGCATGGGCTACAGCTTCGGGGCGGGGATTGGAATAGCGTTGGGGCGCAACAATAGTGGACGCCCTGGCGGGCGCACCGTCGTCATCGCCGGGGACGGCGCGTTCTTCATGCGCGGCATGGAGGTGCACACCGCCGTGCAATACCGGCTACCGATGACGTTCGTGCTGTTCAACAACAACGCGCACGCCATGTGCGTGACCCGCGAGCAGCTGTTCTACGGCGACCGCTACAGCTACAACCGTTTCCGGCCCAGCCGGCTGGGCGCCGGGCTGGCCGCCATGTTCCCCGGCCTGACGTCGGTGGAGGTCGGCGACGTCGACGGGTTCGCCGCCGCGATGGCCGCGGCGCTCGATGTCGATGGCCCGGCGGTGGTCAGCGTCGAGTGCGCCGCCGACGAGATCCCGCCGTTCGCCCCGTTTCTCACCACGTCGGCGGTCAAAGATGCTGCTGTCAAACAGAATTCAGTTACAAAGGAGATCCGCACCAATGTCGCTGCCAGCGCTTGA
- a CDS encoding MarR family winged helix-turn-helix transcriptional regulator — protein MADSRPHERDPIAAARANWERAGWGDVAPGMVAVTSVMRAHQILLARVETALRPYDLSFSRYELLRLLAFSRTGALPITKASDRLQVHVTSVTHAIRRLEADGLVQRVPHPTDGRTTLVQITELGRSTVEDATVTLNKQVFADIGMSDTESQQLASSIETLRRNAGDF, from the coding sequence GTGGCCGACTCACGTCCTCACGAACGCGATCCGATCGCCGCCGCCCGGGCCAACTGGGAGCGCGCCGGGTGGGGCGACGTGGCGCCGGGCATGGTCGCGGTGACCTCGGTGATGCGCGCGCACCAGATCCTGCTGGCCCGGGTCGAGACGGCGCTGCGCCCGTACGACCTGAGCTTCTCCCGCTACGAACTGCTGCGGCTGCTGGCGTTCAGCCGGACCGGGGCGCTGCCCATCACCAAGGCCTCCGACCGGCTGCAGGTGCACGTCACCAGCGTGACGCACGCGATCCGCCGGCTGGAGGCCGACGGGCTGGTGCAGCGGGTGCCGCACCCCACCGACGGGCGCACCACGCTGGTGCAGATCACCGAGCTGGGTCGCTCCACCGTCGAGGACGCCACCGTCACCCTCAACAAGCAGGTGTTCGCCGACATCGGGATGAGCGACACCGAGTCGCAGCAGCTGGCGTCGTCGATCGAGACGTTGCGCCGCAACGCGGGCGACTTCTGA
- a CDS encoding ABC transporter ATP-binding protein: MTIEMAGVVREYRVGGQPVRALDRISLQLAGGQFVAVVGPSGAGKSTLLHLLGALDSPDSGSILFDGEEIGRLGDEAQSRFRHRRVGFVFQFFNLLPTLSAWENVAIPRLLDGVRLGRARPDALRLLERVGLGNRTEHRPAELSGGQMQRVAVARALMMDPPLILADEPTGNLDSSTGAAILELLAEVAHEGGGDRLVVMVTHNSDAAAATDRVITLQDGRVGSDVLAVAG; encoded by the coding sequence ATGACCATCGAAATGGCCGGCGTGGTGCGCGAGTACCGGGTGGGCGGTCAACCGGTGCGGGCCCTGGACCGGATCAGCCTGCAGCTGGCCGGTGGGCAGTTCGTGGCGGTCGTCGGGCCCTCCGGCGCGGGCAAGAGCACGTTGCTGCATCTGCTGGGCGCGCTGGACTCCCCCGACTCGGGTTCCATCCTCTTCGACGGCGAGGAGATCGGCCGGCTCGGCGACGAGGCGCAGTCGCGGTTCCGCCATCGCCGGGTGGGCTTCGTGTTTCAGTTCTTCAACCTGTTGCCCACCCTGTCGGCCTGGGAGAACGTGGCGATCCCGCGGTTGCTCGACGGGGTGCGGCTGGGTCGGGCCAGGCCGGACGCGCTCCGGCTGCTGGAGCGGGTGGGCCTGGGCAACCGCACCGAACACCGGCCCGCGGAGCTGTCCGGCGGCCAGATGCAGCGGGTCGCGGTGGCGCGGGCGCTGATGATGGACCCGCCGCTGATCCTGGCCGACGAGCCGACCGGCAACCTGGATTCCTCCACCGGCGCGGCCATCCTGGAGCTGCTGGCCGAGGTGGCGCACGAGGGCGGCGGTGACCGGCTGGTGGTGATGGTGACCCACAACAGCGACGCCGCGGCGGCCACCGATCGGGTGATCACGCTGCAGGACGGCCGGGTCGGTTCGGACGTGCTGGCGGTCGCCGGGTGA
- a CDS encoding pyridoxal phosphate-dependent aminotransferase, producing the protein MLTVPRPAAGGIGEALPDAVDPFALSLNENPFPPLPAVRAALIRSVCTANRYPEFLPERLRGVIAEHIGVPAELVVLGAGATGVMLQVLQALTAPGDAIAMATPTFDGYPIVARMARLNTIAVALDEHGQHDLDGLADAAARARVVVLCRPHNPTGTVEPAAAVFRFLRRVPRDTVVLLDEAYVEFTAPEHRIDVAALVACFPNVVVVRTFSKAYGLAGLRIGYGVASPRLARPLWDQQLPFGIAITSLLAVTASYRAEDELSRRIRSIAAERRRLRMRLSALGVYTTDAHANFVYLPPDPQGRAWQRVFARGGVRARYYPDGAARLTVGSRASTVAVLSAVGKATLERQVR; encoded by the coding sequence ATGCTGACCGTCCCGCGCCCGGCCGCCGGCGGCATCGGCGAGGCGCTGCCCGACGCGGTCGACCCGTTTGCCTTGTCGCTCAACGAGAATCCCTTCCCGCCGCTGCCGGCGGTGCGCGCGGCGCTGATCCGTTCGGTGTGCACCGCCAACCGGTATCCGGAGTTCCTGCCCGAGCGACTGCGCGGGGTGATCGCCGAGCACATCGGCGTGCCGGCCGAGTTGGTGGTGCTGGGCGCCGGAGCCACCGGCGTGATGCTGCAGGTGTTGCAGGCGTTGACCGCGCCGGGGGACGCCATCGCGATGGCCACCCCCACCTTCGACGGGTATCCGATCGTGGCGCGGATGGCCCGGCTGAACACCATCGCCGTCGCGCTGGACGAGCACGGGCAGCACGACCTGGACGGGCTCGCCGACGCGGCCGCGCGCGCCCGCGTGGTGGTGCTGTGCCGGCCGCACAACCCGACCGGAACCGTGGAACCCGCGGCCGCGGTGTTCCGGTTCCTGCGCCGGGTGCCGCGCGACACCGTCGTGCTGCTCGACGAGGCCTATGTCGAATTCACCGCGCCCGAGCACCGGATCGACGTGGCGGCGCTGGTGGCGTGCTTCCCCAATGTGGTGGTGGTGCGCACCTTCTCCAAGGCGTACGGCCTGGCCGGGCTGCGGATCGGCTACGGGGTGGCGTCGCCGCGGCTGGCGCGGCCGCTGTGGGACCAGCAGCTGCCGTTCGGCATCGCGATCACCAGCCTGCTCGCCGTCACGGCGTCGTATCGGGCCGAAGACGAACTGTCCCGGCGCATCCGGTCGATCGCCGCCGAACGCCGCCGGCTGCGGATGCGGCTGAGCGCGCTGGGCGTCTACACCACCGACGCGCACGCGAACTTCGTTTACCTGCCGCCCGATCCGCAGGGACGCGCGTGGCAGCGGGTCTTCGCCCGCGGCGGCGTCCGGGCGCGCTACTACCCGGACGGCGCGGCCCGGCTGACGGTGGGCAGCCGCGCCTCCACGGTGGCGGTGCTGTCGGCGGTGGGAAAGGCCACGCTGGAGCGGCAAGTGCGGTAA
- the mmsB gene encoding 3-hydroxyisobutyrate dehydrogenase, translated as MTERVVVAFLGLGNMGAPMAANLVAAQHAVRGFDPVPTALSAATASGVTGFDTATDAVTGADVVITMLPNGEVVKRCYAEILPAARPGALFIDSSTISVADAREVHAQAQSHGVAQLDAPVSGGVKGAVAGTLAFMVGGEPEALERARPVLEPMAGKIIHCGAAGAGQAAKVCNNMVLAVQQIAIGEAFILAEKLGLSAQSLFDVITGATGNCWAVHTNCPVPGPVPTSPANNDFKPGFAASLMNKDLGLAMDAVTSTGAAAPLGRHAAEIYAKFAASHGDKDFSAVIEMLRGAC; from the coding sequence ATGACCGAGCGCGTGGTGGTGGCTTTCCTGGGCCTGGGCAACATGGGCGCGCCGATGGCGGCGAATCTCGTTGCGGCCCAACATGCGGTGCGCGGATTCGATCCGGTGCCCACGGCGCTGTCGGCCGCCACCGCGTCCGGTGTCACCGGTTTCGACACCGCCACCGACGCGGTGACGGGGGCCGACGTGGTGATCACCATGCTGCCCAACGGCGAGGTGGTCAAACGCTGCTACGCCGAGATCCTGCCCGCCGCGCGCCCGGGCGCGCTGTTCATCGACAGCTCCACGATCTCGGTCGCCGACGCCCGCGAGGTGCACGCGCAAGCGCAGTCGCACGGCGTGGCGCAGCTCGACGCGCCCGTCTCGGGCGGGGTGAAGGGTGCGGTCGCCGGCACGCTGGCGTTCATGGTGGGCGGCGAACCCGAGGCACTGGAGCGGGCCCGGCCGGTGCTGGAACCCATGGCGGGCAAGATCATTCACTGCGGCGCGGCCGGGGCCGGGCAGGCCGCCAAGGTGTGCAACAACATGGTGCTGGCGGTGCAGCAGATCGCCATCGGCGAGGCATTCATCCTGGCCGAAAAGCTCGGGTTGTCGGCGCAGTCGCTGTTCGACGTGATCACCGGGGCGACCGGCAACTGCTGGGCCGTGCACACCAATTGCCCGGTGCCGGGCCCGGTTCCGACGTCGCCGGCCAACAACGACTTCAAGCCGGGCTTCGCCGCCTCGCTGATGAACAAGGACCTGGGTCTTGCGATGGACGCGGTGACCTCGACCGGCGCGGCCGCCCCGCTGGGCCGGCACGCCGCGGAGATCTACGCGAAATTCGCCGCCTCCCACGGCGACAAGGACTTCAGCGCGGTCATCGAGATGCTCCGCGGCGCTTGCTAG
- a CDS encoding CoA-acylating methylmalonate-semialdehyde dehydrogenase, with protein MTTQIPHFIDGQRTAGQSTRTADVFDPSTGAVQAQVPMAGRADIDAAVASAIEAQKGWAATNPQRRARVLMRFIELVNQHNDELAELLSREHGKTLADAKGDIQRGIEVIEFCVGIPHLLKGEYSEGAGPGIDVYSLRQPLGVVAGITPFNFPAMIPLWKAGPALACGNAFVLKPSERDPSVPVRLAELFVEAGLPPGVFQVVHGDKEAVDAILNHPDIQAVGFVGSSDIAQYIYAGAAATGKRSQCFGGAKNHMIVMPDADLDQAVDALIGAGYGSAGERCMAISVAVPVGDKTADRLRARLVERINNLRVGHSLDPKADYGPLVTGAAVARVRDYIDQGVAAGAEIVVDGRERRSDDLTFGDANLEGGFFIGPTLFDHVTPDMSIYTDEIFGPVLCIVRAQNYEEALALPSQHEYGNGVAVFTRDGDAARDFVSRVQVGMVGVNVPIPVPVAYHTFGGWKRSGFGDLNQHGPASIQFYTKVKTVTSRWPSGIKDGAEFVIPTMD; from the coding sequence ATGACCACGCAGATTCCGCACTTCATCGACGGGCAGCGCACCGCCGGGCAATCCACTCGCACCGCCGACGTCTTCGACCCCAGCACCGGGGCCGTCCAGGCGCAGGTGCCGATGGCGGGCCGGGCCGACATCGACGCCGCGGTGGCTTCGGCCATCGAGGCGCAAAAGGGTTGGGCCGCGACGAATCCGCAACGCCGCGCCCGGGTACTGATGCGTTTCATCGAGCTGGTCAACCAACACAACGACGAGCTGGCCGAGCTGCTGTCGCGCGAGCATGGCAAGACCCTGGCCGACGCCAAGGGCGACATCCAGCGCGGCATCGAGGTGATCGAGTTCTGCGTCGGCATCCCGCACCTGCTCAAGGGGGAGTACAGCGAGGGCGCCGGGCCCGGCATCGACGTCTATTCGCTGCGCCAGCCGCTGGGCGTGGTCGCCGGCATCACCCCGTTCAACTTCCCGGCGATGATCCCGCTGTGGAAGGCCGGGCCCGCGCTGGCCTGCGGCAACGCGTTCGTGCTCAAGCCCAGCGAGCGCGACCCGTCGGTGCCGGTGCGGCTGGCCGAGCTCTTCGTCGAGGCGGGCCTGCCGCCGGGCGTGTTCCAGGTGGTGCACGGCGACAAGGAGGCCGTCGACGCCATCCTGAACCACCCCGACATCCAGGCGGTCGGGTTCGTCGGCAGCTCGGACATCGCCCAGTACATCTACGCCGGGGCCGCCGCCACCGGCAAGCGCTCGCAGTGCTTCGGCGGCGCCAAGAACCACATGATCGTGATGCCCGACGCCGACCTGGACCAGGCCGTCGACGCGCTGATCGGCGCCGGGTACGGCAGCGCCGGCGAGCGCTGCATGGCGATTTCGGTCGCGGTCCCGGTCGGCGACAAGACCGCCGACCGGCTGCGGGCCCGGCTCGTCGAGCGGATCAACAACCTGCGGGTGGGGCACAGCCTGGACCCCAAGGCCGACTACGGCCCGCTGGTGACCGGGGCCGCGGTGGCGCGGGTGCGCGACTACATCGACCAGGGCGTGGCCGCCGGCGCCGAGATCGTGGTGGACGGCCGCGAACGCCGCAGCGACGACCTGACTTTCGGGGACGCCAACCTCGAGGGCGGCTTCTTCATCGGGCCCACCCTGTTCGACCACGTCACGCCCGACATGTCCATCTACACCGACGAGATCTTCGGGCCGGTGCTGTGCATCGTAAGGGCGCAGAACTACGAAGAAGCGCTGGCTCTTCCTTCTCAGCACGAGTACGGCAACGGGGTGGCGGTGTTCACCCGCGACGGCGATGCCGCCCGCGATTTCGTGTCCCGGGTGCAGGTCGGCATGGTCGGGGTCAACGTGCCGATCCCGGTGCCGGTGGCCTACCACACCTTCGGCGGCTGGAAGCGCTCCGGCTTCGGCGACCTCAACCAGCACGGGCCGGCGTCGATCCAGTTCTACACCAAGGTCAAGACCGTCACCTCGCGGTGGCCGTCCGGCATCAAGGACGGCGCCGAATTCGTGATTCCCACAATGGATTAG